In a single window of the Photobacterium profundum SS9 genome:
- the iolE gene encoding myo-inosose-2 dehydratase produces the protein MTVQLGINPLTWTNDDLPSLGAETSLETCLTEGRQAGFTGFELGNKFPRDASVLGPILAKHDVKLVSGWYSGELLTRSVEEEIEAVQPHLTLLRELGAKVMVFAEVTNCIHGDQDKSVYLRPKFPAEQWREYGEKLTKFARYTQSQGVQIAYHHHMGTVIETEADIDNLMKHTGPDVGLLLDTGHLTFAGADPIVVAERWAHRINHVHCKDIRRDVLADVKNRKTSFLDAVLNGVFTVPGDGCIDYSTLFTLLKNNEYQGWLVVEAEQDPAVANPLTYATLGYDNLSQLAKDAGLFN, from the coding sequence ATGACAGTACAATTAGGAATTAATCCACTCACATGGACCAACGACGACCTTCCTTCACTTGGTGCAGAAACATCACTTGAAACCTGTTTAACAGAAGGGCGACAAGCAGGATTTACGGGTTTTGAACTCGGTAATAAGTTCCCGCGTGATGCAAGTGTATTAGGGCCGATTTTAGCCAAGCATGACGTTAAATTGGTATCAGGCTGGTATTCAGGTGAATTATTAACGCGTTCTGTAGAAGAAGAAATCGAAGCCGTACAACCACATTTAACTTTATTAAGAGAGTTAGGTGCAAAAGTAATGGTTTTCGCTGAAGTTACCAACTGTATTCATGGCGATCAAGATAAGTCTGTTTACCTTCGTCCTAAATTCCCGGCTGAACAATGGCGTGAATATGGCGAGAAGCTAACAAAATTTGCGCGTTATACCCAAAGCCAAGGGGTACAAATTGCTTATCACCACCATATGGGCACGGTAATCGAGACTGAAGCCGATATTGATAACTTAATGAAGCACACAGGGCCAGATGTTGGTTTGTTATTAGATACTGGGCACTTAACCTTTGCAGGTGCCGACCCAATTGTTGTTGCTGAACGTTGGGCGCATCGTATTAATCATGTTCATTGTAAAGATATTCGCCGTGATGTATTAGCCGATGTTAAAAATCGAAAAACAAGCTTTCTGGATGCGGTATTAAACGGCGTATTTACCGTACCGGGTGATGGTTGTATTGATTACTCAACACTGTTTACCTTGTTAAAGAATAATGAATATCAAGGTTGGTTAGTGGTGGAAGCAGAGCAAGATCCTGCCGTTGCCAACCCGCTTACATATGCCACCTTGGGTTACGACAATTTATCTCAATTAGCGAAAGATGCTGGCTTATTTAATTAG